A stretch of DNA from Thalassospiraceae bacterium LMO-SO8:
GGCCATCCTGACCGAATGGAACGAATTCCGCGCCCTCGATCTCGACAAGGTCCGGAGCCTGATGAAGACGCCGGTGATGATCGACCTGCGCAACATCTATAATCCGGACGATATGGCCGAAGCCGGGTTCGATTATACTTGCATCGGCAAATCGAAAGTGTCGGCGGCAAGCTGACCGCCGGTCCGGCGCGGCGCGAACAAGGACGTAACCTTTCATGGCGGATAGCCACAGCTTCAATCCCAGCATCCTGCGCGAATACGACATCCGCGGCACCGTGGGCGACACCTTGGGGCCCCGGGACATGTTCGCCATCGGCCGGGCGTTCGGCACCCTGCTGGTGCGCGCCGGCGGCAGAAGTGCTTCCACGGGGTATGATGGGCGCCTGAGTTCACCCGAACTGGAAGCGGCCCTGGCCGACGGCCTGCGCGCCGCCGGGGTCGACGTCAAGCGGGTCGGGCTTGGGCCGACGCCCATGCTTTATTTCGCCACCTACCATCTGGGCACGGACGCGGGCCTGATGGTCACGGGCTCGCACAACCCGCCGGAATTCAACGGCGTGAAGATGGTGATGCAGGGGCGGTCGTTCTTCGGCGCCGATATCCAAAGGCTGGGCGCCCTGGCGGCCCAGGGGGATTACGCCACGGGCAGCGGCGGCGAGGCCAGGATCGACATCATGGACGCCTACGTGGCGCGCCTGTTGCAGGATTTCGACGGCGCCAAGCCGCTGACGGTCGCCTGGGACGCGGGCAACGGGGCGGCGGGCGAGGCCCTGGTCAAGCTGGTCGCCGGCCTGCCGGGCCGTCATATCCTGTTGAACGAAACCATCGACGGTACGTTCCCGGCCCATCACCCCGATCCGACGGTGGAAAAGAACCTGGCGCAGTTGAAGGCCGCGGTGGCGGCGAACGGCTGCGACCTCGGCATCGCCTTTGACGGCGACGGCGATCGGATCGGCATCGTCGACGGACAGGGCAGGGTGCTGTGGGGTGATCAGTTGCTCGCCATTCTGGCGCGCGACGTGCTGGCCGCCCATCCGGGGGCGACGATCATCGCCGACGTGAAGACGTCGACCGTGTTCTTCGAGGAAATCGCGCGCCTGGGCGGCAAGCCGCTGATGTGGAAGACCGGCCATTCCCATATCAAAAGCAAGATGGCCGAGATCGGCGCGCCGCTGGCGGGCGAGATGAGCGCCCATATCTTCTTCAAGGACCGCTATTATGGCTATGACGACGCGCTTTATGCCGCGATCCGCCTGCTCAACGTGCTGAACGGCACGGAGGCCAGCCTGGGTGACCTGCTGGACGCCATGCCGAAGACCGTCTCGACGCCGGAAATCCGCTTCGATTGCGCCGACGACCGCAAGTTCCAGGTGGTCGAGGAAGTCCGCGCCCGTCTGGCCACGGAAACGGGCATCGCCGTCCACGGCATGGACGGCGTGCGGGTACAGTCGGAGGACGGTTGGTGGCTGCTGCGTGCATCCAATACCCAGCCGGTGCTGGTCGCGCGCTGCGAGGCCGCGGACGCGGCCGCCCTGGCGCGGCTGAAATCGGCGCTGGCCGGGCAGTTGGCGCAAAGCAACGTGGCTGTGCCGGACCTTTAGGCCGCCGCTTTCTTTTCAGATATCAGGTCTTTGGCATCCCTGCGCGGGAGGCCAAAAAAACGGAGAGGAACCGTCGTAAGACGATTCCTCTCCCTCCCCCTGCCACGCATGGCACCCGATGGCCGCGCGCAGCATTTCGATCCCATGGACAATTGTGGCAAAATTTGTTGGTTGATGCCACGAAAACTTCGCTGTTGCGCGGATCTCGGGTGCAAGTAACAGGTGCAAAAGGCACGCCCATGCATCGTCTCCCGGACTAAAAGGCCGGGGGATGGATCGAGAAACGTGCGGAAGAGGGAGAGAAGCCTAGTTCTCGGCCGGAAGGGAGGCCATTTCCA
This window harbors:
- a CDS encoding phosphomannomutase/phosphoglucomutase, which encodes MADSHSFNPSILREYDIRGTVGDTLGPRDMFAIGRAFGTLLVRAGGRSASTGYDGRLSSPELEAALADGLRAAGVDVKRVGLGPTPMLYFATYHLGTDAGLMVTGSHNPPEFNGVKMVMQGRSFFGADIQRLGALAAQGDYATGSGGEARIDIMDAYVARLLQDFDGAKPLTVAWDAGNGAAGEALVKLVAGLPGRHILLNETIDGTFPAHHPDPTVEKNLAQLKAAVAANGCDLGIAFDGDGDRIGIVDGQGRVLWGDQLLAILARDVLAAHPGATIIADVKTSTVFFEEIARLGGKPLMWKTGHSHIKSKMAEIGAPLAGEMSAHIFFKDRYYGYDDALYAAIRLLNVLNGTEASLGDLLDAMPKTVSTPEIRFDCADDRKFQVVEEVRARLATETGIAVHGMDGVRVQSEDGWWLLRASNTQPVLVARCEAADAAALARLKSALAGQLAQSNVAVPDL